Proteins from one Streptosporangium becharense genomic window:
- a CDS encoding benzoate/H(+) symporter BenE family transporter: MTRLLQPVLAGVTTAVVGFASSFAVVLAGLRGVGADERQAASGLLVVCVASGVVAVWLGLRQRLPIVIAWSTPGAALLAATGPVAGGFPAAVGAFAVSGLLVITAGLFPALGRCIAAIPAPIAGAMLAGVLLDLCLAPVRALGEVPSMAMPTVLVWALLNRYAHTWAVPGALVVAVAAIALSGPELGAVDARPVLEATAPSWNAQALVTIALPLFLVTMASQNVPGMAVLAGYGYHPPLRGILVSTGLAGVVGAPLGGHAVNLAAISAALSAGPDADPDPARRWVASVTAGVSMIVLGVGSGLATALVVLSPPMLIEAVAGLALLGALASAITSAVAEPEGRQAAIVTFVVTASGLTILGVGAAFWGLVAGGLMTLTRRRHSGAAPAAGRAGPGGKTREDRPDDATRPDDAAQPDDAAQPDDATRPDDTARQARQPAG, encoded by the coding sequence ATGACACGCCTGCTCCAGCCCGTCCTGGCCGGGGTGACGACCGCGGTGGTCGGCTTCGCCAGCTCCTTCGCCGTGGTGCTGGCCGGCCTCCGCGGGGTGGGGGCCGACGAGCGGCAGGCGGCGTCCGGGCTCCTCGTGGTCTGCGTGGCCAGCGGTGTGGTGGCCGTGTGGCTGGGGCTGCGGCAACGCCTGCCGATCGTCATCGCCTGGTCCACCCCGGGTGCGGCGCTGTTGGCGGCGACCGGCCCCGTGGCGGGCGGCTTCCCCGCCGCGGTCGGCGCGTTCGCGGTCTCCGGGCTGCTCGTCATCACCGCCGGCCTCTTCCCCGCGCTGGGCCGCTGTATCGCGGCCATCCCGGCCCCGATCGCCGGGGCCATGCTCGCCGGAGTCCTGCTCGACCTGTGCCTCGCACCGGTCAGGGCGCTCGGCGAGGTGCCGTCGATGGCCATGCCCACCGTGCTGGTCTGGGCGTTGCTGAACCGCTACGCCCACACATGGGCGGTGCCGGGAGCCCTGGTCGTCGCCGTGGCCGCCATCGCGCTGTCCGGGCCCGAACTGGGGGCGGTCGACGCCCGGCCGGTGCTGGAGGCGACCGCCCCGTCGTGGAACGCCCAGGCACTGGTCACCATCGCCCTGCCGCTGTTCCTGGTCACCATGGCCTCGCAGAACGTGCCTGGCATGGCGGTCCTGGCCGGGTACGGCTACCACCCGCCGTTGCGTGGCATCCTGGTCTCCACCGGCCTGGCCGGTGTCGTGGGGGCGCCCCTGGGCGGCCACGCGGTGAACCTCGCGGCCATCAGCGCGGCCCTGTCCGCCGGGCCCGACGCCGACCCCGACCCGGCACGCCGATGGGTCGCCTCGGTCACCGCCGGCGTGTCCATGATCGTCCTGGGGGTCGGTTCCGGACTGGCCACCGCGCTCGTCGTGCTCTCCCCGCCGATGCTGATCGAGGCCGTCGCCGGGCTGGCCCTGCTCGGCGCGCTCGCCTCGGCGATCACCTCGGCCGTCGCCGAACCCGAGGGCAGACAGGCGGCGATCGTCACCTTCGTGGTCACCGCGTCGGGCCTGACGATCCTCGGCGTGGGGGCCGCCTTCTGGGGTCTCGTCGCGGGCGGCCTCATGACGCTCACCCGGCGCCGGCACTCCGGAGCCGCGCCGGCCGCCGGGCGGGCCGGACCGGGCGGGAAGACGCGGGAGGACCGGCCGGACGACGCGACCCGGCCGGACGACGCGGCGCAACCGGACGACGCGGCGCAACCGGACGACGCGACCCGGCCGGATGACACGGCCCGGCAGGCGCGGCAGCCGGCGGGGTGA
- a CDS encoding helix-turn-helix domain-containing protein: MNLGSQSPRLATDGDAHDIGRRIRALREERGISLSELARRAGIGKATLSGLENGTRNPTLETLWAITGELGIPLATAIGSPASRGTPPAPGPVIHGTAVRGTLLEVFADEGVTYELYRLVIRPGVPQVSPAHHEGVTEHVTVFAGTLSAGPADAPLRAGPGEHISWRSDVPHSYTVLGEEDVQASLLMRYPRR; encoded by the coding sequence ATGAACCTCGGATCACAAAGCCCTCGTCTCGCTACGGACGGCGACGCACATGACATCGGCCGACGGATCCGTGCACTACGGGAGGAACGCGGTATCTCCCTGTCGGAGCTCGCCCGTCGCGCGGGCATCGGCAAGGCCACGCTCTCCGGCCTGGAGAACGGCACCCGCAACCCCACCCTGGAGACCCTCTGGGCGATCACCGGCGAGCTCGGCATCCCGCTGGCGACGGCCATCGGCAGCCCCGCGTCCCGGGGCACGCCCCCGGCCCCGGGCCCCGTCATCCATGGCACCGCCGTCAGGGGGACGCTGCTTGAGGTCTTCGCGGACGAGGGGGTCACCTACGAGCTCTACCGGCTGGTGATCCGGCCCGGGGTACCGCAGGTCTCACCCGCCCACCACGAAGGGGTCACCGAGCACGTGACCGTCTTCGCGGGCACGCTCAGCGCCGGACCGGCCGACGCGCCTCTGCGCGCCGGCCCCGGTGAGCACATCTCCTGGCGGTCGGATGTCCCGCACTCCTACACCGTCCTCGGCGAGGAGGACGTCCAGGCCAGCCTGCTCATGCGCTACCCGCGTCGCTGA
- a CDS encoding MFS transporter yields MTPGSKAVLFWATGVLAYVIAVFHRQSLGVASIEAAARLDVSPAGLSVLAMLQLLVYAGMQVPVGMLVDRLGSKRMLVLGAAVMACGELVFALADGLLPGIAGRALIGCGDAMTFISVIRLVNLTFSPRRNPVMVQITGLLGQLGAVASAVPLIHSLHAYGWTPTFLGAAILGVVSALLLLTVLRDARPERTGEPPGLKAAWAEPGTRLGMWTHAATQCSAAAFLLLWGYPFLVQGQGLTPATAGVLLTTLTLCGMVCGPLLGHLAGRFPFHRSRMVLIVIGTTAGAWTAVLVWPGRAPLWLLVALVVVLAANGPGSMIGFDYARTFNPVTRIGAATGIVNGGGFVASMSVIAMVGAVLDVTGGSGLDAFRWAFATQYPIWALGAVQVLRYRGKARRLLMARTGS; encoded by the coding sequence ATGACACCAGGGTCCAAAGCTGTCCTCTTCTGGGCCACAGGTGTACTGGCCTACGTCATCGCCGTGTTCCATCGCCAGTCGCTCGGCGTCGCGAGCATCGAGGCCGCGGCCAGGCTCGACGTCAGCCCGGCCGGCCTGTCCGTCCTCGCCATGCTGCAACTGCTGGTCTACGCGGGCATGCAGGTGCCCGTCGGGATGCTGGTCGACAGACTCGGGTCCAAGCGCATGCTGGTCCTCGGGGCCGCGGTGATGGCCTGCGGCGAGCTCGTCTTCGCGCTGGCCGACGGACTGCTGCCGGGCATCGCGGGCCGCGCTCTGATCGGCTGCGGGGACGCGATGACGTTCATCAGCGTGATCCGCCTGGTCAACCTGACCTTCTCCCCCCGCAGGAACCCGGTGATGGTGCAGATCACCGGGTTGCTCGGCCAGCTTGGCGCGGTCGCCTCCGCGGTCCCCCTCATCCACTCGCTGCACGCCTACGGCTGGACGCCCACGTTCCTGGGAGCCGCCATCCTGGGCGTGGTGTCGGCACTGCTGCTGCTCACGGTGCTGCGCGACGCCCGTCCCGAACGGACGGGGGAGCCGCCCGGCCTGAAGGCGGCATGGGCCGAGCCGGGCACCCGGCTGGGCATGTGGACCCACGCGGCCACCCAGTGCTCGGCGGCGGCGTTCCTGCTGCTGTGGGGGTATCCGTTCCTGGTCCAGGGCCAGGGGCTGACCCCGGCGACGGCGGGCGTCCTGCTGACCACGCTGACCCTGTGCGGCATGGTGTGCGGGCCGCTGCTCGGCCACCTCGCCGGGCGTTTCCCGTTCCACCGCTCCCGGATGGTGCTCATCGTGATCGGCACCACCGCGGGGGCCTGGACCGCGGTGCTGGTCTGGCCGGGGCGGGCCCCGCTCTGGCTGCTGGTGGCGCTCGTGGTGGTGCTCGCGGCCAACGGCCCCGGGTCGATGATCGGTTTCGACTACGCCAGGACCTTCAACCCGGTCACCCGGATCGGCGCGGCCACCGGCATCGTGAACGGCGGCGGCTTCGTCGCGTCGATGTCGGTGATCGCCATGGTCGGCGCCGTCCTCGACGTGACGGGCGGAAGCGGCCTGGACGCCTTCCGGTGGGCGTTCGCCACGCAGTACCCGATCTGGGCACTGGGCGCCGTCCAGGTGCTCCGATACCGGGGCAAGGCCCGGCGTCTCCTGATGGCCCGGACGGGCTCCTGA
- a CDS encoding MBL fold metallo-hydrolase encodes MPHQPVTVAGIEVFPLCDAVGPMGDAIRRPLPEMFPGGCHGESGEWILHFHCYLLRDGAGRTVLVDTGVGGDDSPASSWAPVPGRLLAELAHVAVSPEAVDAVVITHLHSDHASGAVTGGSPVFPNARHVLQRAEIEAADESVLDHVIRPLGERVQAVDGGAEVLPGIHVLPTPGHTPGHQVVRVGDLVLTGDVVLHPVQLENPRVPYLYDADPELAAATRAELLDRVRAERGMIGTAHFAEPFVRLG; translated from the coding sequence ATGCCGCACCAGCCCGTGACGGTCGCCGGGATCGAGGTCTTCCCGCTGTGCGACGCCGTGGGGCCGATGGGGGACGCCATCCGGCGTCCGCTGCCGGAGATGTTCCCCGGCGGCTGCCACGGTGAGTCCGGCGAGTGGATCCTGCACTTCCACTGCTACCTGCTGCGCGACGGGGCGGGCCGCACGGTGCTGGTCGACACCGGCGTCGGCGGCGACGACTCGCCCGCGTCGAGCTGGGCGCCGGTGCCCGGCAGGCTGCTCGCCGAGCTGGCGCACGTGGCGGTGAGCCCGGAGGCCGTGGACGCCGTGGTCATCACGCACCTGCACAGCGACCACGCGAGCGGCGCGGTGACCGGCGGGTCACCGGTCTTCCCCAACGCCCGGCACGTCCTGCAGCGCGCCGAGATCGAGGCGGCGGACGAGTCCGTCCTCGACCACGTCATCCGGCCGCTGGGCGAGCGGGTGCAGGCCGTGGACGGCGGGGCCGAGGTGCTGCCCGGTATCCACGTGCTGCCCACGCCGGGGCACACGCCGGGTCACCAGGTCGTCCGGGTCGGGGACCTGGTGCTGACCGGAGACGTGGTGCTCCATCCGGTGCAGTTGGAGAACCCGCGGGTGCCCTACCTCTACGACGCCGATCCGGAGCTGGCCGCAGCCACCCGCGCGGAGCTGCTCGACCGGGTGAGGGCGGAACGGGGCATGATCGGCACCGCCCACTTCGCCGAGCCCTTCGTCAGGCTCGGCTGA
- a CDS encoding putative RNA methyltransferase — MLADVVDHLRCPVCAGGLHLDGRVVRCVLGHAFDLARQGYVSLLTGSQAPGTADSAAMVAARDSFLGAGHFGPLAEAVAAACRDGAKTVADAGAGTGYYLAGVLDRLPGAVGLALDISKHAIRRAARAHPRLGAVVADVWRPLPVADGTIDVLLNVFAPRNGAEFARVLREDGELIVVTPTARHLAPLVERLGLLSVDASKERRVAESLGDHFVETGRSTVEFEMTLGHAAVEAVAGMGPSAWHLDTAAVRRKIEELPMKSLVTASFQMSVFGRRQ, encoded by the coding sequence ATGCTGGCAGACGTCGTCGACCACCTCCGCTGCCCCGTCTGCGCGGGCGGCCTGCACCTGGACGGCCGGGTCGTCCGGTGCGTCCTCGGGCACGCCTTCGACCTGGCGCGGCAGGGGTACGTCAGCCTGCTGACCGGGTCCCAGGCACCGGGCACGGCCGACAGCGCGGCCATGGTCGCGGCCCGCGACTCCTTCCTCGGCGCCGGGCACTTCGGCCCGCTGGCGGAGGCGGTCGCCGCCGCGTGCCGCGACGGCGCGAAGACGGTGGCGGACGCGGGGGCGGGGACGGGGTACTACCTCGCCGGGGTGCTCGACCGGTTGCCCGGGGCCGTCGGGCTGGCGCTGGACATCTCCAAGCACGCGATCAGGCGGGCCGCCCGGGCACATCCCCGGCTGGGGGCGGTGGTGGCCGACGTGTGGCGGCCGCTGCCCGTGGCGGACGGCACGATCGACGTGCTCCTCAACGTGTTCGCTCCCCGGAACGGGGCGGAGTTCGCCCGCGTCCTCCGGGAGGACGGCGAGCTGATCGTCGTCACCCCCACCGCGAGGCACCTCGCCCCGCTGGTGGAGCGGCTGGGCCTCCTCTCGGTGGACGCGTCGAAGGAGCGGCGGGTGGCGGAGAGCCTGGGGGATCACTTCGTCGAGACCGGGCGGAGCACCGTCGAGTTCGAGATGACGCTCGGGCACGCGGCGGTCGAGGCGGTGGCCGGTATGGGTCCCAGCGCCTGGCACCTGGACACGGCGGCCGTTCGGCGAAAGATCGAAGAACTCCCCATGAAAAGTCTCGTCACGGCCTCTTTCCAGATGTCCGTCTTCGGCCGTCGTCAATAG
- a CDS encoding S9 family peptidase has protein sequence MKAEERWQARFRAPRVTLPAWARQAPGRALYRGNASGTWEIYAWDRRSGSVRQATARPKGTSHAEIDPTGRWIWWFCDTDGDEWGRWMRQPFDGGPDEPVDLEPGFPAGIALASTGEAVIGMARPGRGFTIHLLRPGEPPSTLYEHTEAASVSAVSLDGSLIAIGHSEHGDSRHPALRVLRRDGDVVGDLHDGPGKGVVGLRFAPVQGDRRLLALHERRGRREPLVWDPESGEQREIWLRDPGEITAEWYDDGRSLLVVRDHRGRTTLTRYDLAGGALHPIETRHGVIHAAVPRPDGSVEYSWSSGAHPPVIRSSGGHVVLNHSGPTPPPSVPVEDVDVEGPGGRVHALVSRPERGSGPFPAVFLLHGGPTAQDDDSFVPQVAAWVDLGFAVVRVNYRGSTGYGSAWRDALSGDVGHIELSDVAAVRDAMVERGVCDPDRLVLAGASWGGYLTLLGLGTQPKMWAAGIAGVPIADHRAAYEEETEALRSYHRALLGGSPEEQPERYAASSPITYVDQVEAPVLILAGENDPRCPIGQIEAYVTRLAGRGHEHEVYRYDAGHGSLVVAERIAQMAAQLDFARKHVKTDAQSP, from the coding sequence ATGAAGGCGGAGGAGCGCTGGCAGGCCAGGTTCCGCGCGCCGCGCGTGACACTTCCCGCGTGGGCGCGCCAGGCGCCCGGCCGGGCCCTCTACCGCGGCAACGCCTCGGGAACCTGGGAGATCTACGCCTGGGACCGCCGGTCCGGGTCCGTACGCCAGGCCACGGCCCGGCCCAAGGGCACCTCGCACGCCGAGATCGACCCCACCGGGCGGTGGATCTGGTGGTTCTGCGACACCGACGGCGACGAGTGGGGCCGATGGATGCGCCAGCCATTCGACGGCGGCCCCGACGAGCCGGTCGACCTGGAACCCGGCTTCCCCGCGGGAATCGCGCTGGCCTCCACGGGCGAGGCCGTCATCGGCATGGCCAGGCCGGGCCGGGGCTTCACCATCCATCTCCTACGACCGGGCGAGCCCCCGAGCACGCTCTACGAGCACACCGAGGCCGCCTCCGTCTCCGCGGTCTCCCTGGACGGCTCCCTGATCGCGATCGGCCACAGCGAGCACGGCGACTCCCGGCATCCCGCGCTGCGGGTGCTCCGGCGCGACGGTGACGTCGTCGGCGACCTGCACGACGGCCCGGGCAAGGGCGTCGTGGGCCTGCGCTTCGCACCCGTGCAGGGCGACCGGCGGCTGCTCGCCCTGCACGAGCGCAGGGGCCGCCGCGAACCCCTGGTCTGGGACCCCGAGAGCGGTGAGCAGCGGGAGATCTGGCTGCGCGACCCGGGCGAGATCACCGCGGAGTGGTACGACGACGGCCGATCCCTGCTCGTCGTGCGCGACCACCGCGGTCGTACCACCCTGACCCGTTACGACCTCGCCGGCGGTGCGCTCCACCCGATCGAGACCCGGCACGGCGTGATCCACGCCGCCGTGCCCCGCCCCGACGGCTCCGTCGAGTACTCCTGGTCCAGCGGCGCCCACCCGCCGGTGATCCGGTCGAGCGGCGGCCACGTGGTGCTGAACCACAGCGGCCCGACCCCGCCGCCGTCCGTCCCGGTCGAGGACGTCGACGTGGAGGGGCCGGGTGGGCGGGTCCACGCGCTGGTCTCCCGGCCCGAGCGCGGCTCGGGTCCCTTCCCCGCGGTCTTCCTGCTGCACGGCGGTCCCACCGCGCAGGACGACGACTCCTTCGTGCCGCAGGTGGCCGCCTGGGTGGACCTCGGCTTCGCGGTCGTACGGGTCAACTACCGCGGCTCGACCGGGTACGGGTCGGCCTGGCGGGACGCCCTGTCAGGCGACGTCGGGCACATCGAACTGTCCGACGTGGCGGCCGTCAGGGACGCCATGGTCGAGCGGGGCGTCTGCGACCCGGACCGGCTGGTGCTGGCCGGCGCCTCCTGGGGCGGCTACCTCACGTTGCTCGGCCTGGGGACCCAGCCCAAGATGTGGGCGGCCGGAATCGCCGGGGTGCCGATCGCCGACCACCGGGCGGCGTACGAGGAGGAGACGGAGGCGCTGCGCTCCTACCACCGGGCGTTGCTGGGCGGCTCCCCCGAGGAGCAGCCGGAACGCTACGCCGCCTCCTCACCGATCACCTACGTCGACCAGGTCGAGGCCCCGGTGCTGATCCTCGCCGGCGAGAACGACCCGCGCTGCCCGATCGGCCAGATCGAGGCGTACGTGACCCGGCTCGCCGGACGCGGGCACGAGCACGAGGTCTACCGCTACGACGCGGGCCACGGCTCGCTGGTCGTCGCCGAGCGCATCGCGCAGATGGCGGCGCAGCTGGACTTCGCCCGCAAGCACGTGAAAACCGACGCGCAGTCTCCCTGA
- a CDS encoding PP2C family protein-serine/threonine phosphatase, protein MTSASHAVLAATFAPGETAVPAVRRFTREVMTAWAATPVLAPAEHLAAELAAQATDVPFEVVWNHLGDGLQVEVRQKWTSDDDPDAPPAPVRGAPPVPVEEWGVTFAGQWRTHWARIALPGAPGRPAEEWSAEEEPSRGPLWMGFLADASDLLAGTLNPDMVPAIISQIVVPRLATWCAVYTWGDGGGPQRPAYLWHTDERRIDELREELAAVRVPHGGGAMQLGDSHVLVFPLLARGRTLGAMCLGRPDRFADDVFQYAEDIARRAALALDNALLYATQAAANRALQRSLLPPDEPGEIPGLDPAVVYEPAGETNEVGGDFYDLFAAGDGSWRFAVGDVCGTGPEAAAVTGLARHTLRLLAREGYDVAAVLERLNQAILDEGDRARFLTLLHGEITPVADGLDVSLVSAGHPEALRLRPSGVVETVVTSQSLLGVFPEASFEAELVHLDPGDVLLAVTDGVTERRRDGRLLDDDGGLAKLFAECVGLSARAVAERVRRAVQDFAPEPSADDMAIVVLRAC, encoded by the coding sequence ATGACCAGTGCTTCCCACGCCGTCCTGGCGGCGACCTTCGCTCCAGGAGAGACGGCCGTTCCCGCCGTCAGGCGGTTCACCAGAGAGGTGATGACCGCCTGGGCCGCCACGCCCGTGCTCGCGCCGGCGGAGCACCTGGCGGCGGAGCTGGCGGCGCAGGCGACCGACGTCCCGTTCGAGGTCGTCTGGAACCACCTGGGAGACGGCCTGCAGGTCGAGGTGCGCCAGAAGTGGACCTCCGACGACGACCCCGACGCCCCGCCCGCGCCGGTGCGGGGTGCCCCGCCCGTGCCGGTGGAGGAGTGGGGTGTCACCTTCGCCGGCCAGTGGCGCACCCACTGGGCCCGTATCGCGCTTCCCGGTGCCCCGGGCCGCCCCGCGGAGGAGTGGTCGGCGGAGGAGGAGCCCAGCCGCGGGCCGCTGTGGATGGGTTTCCTCGCCGACGCCAGCGACCTGCTGGCGGGAACCCTCAACCCGGACATGGTGCCCGCGATCATCTCCCAGATCGTGGTGCCTCGGCTGGCCACCTGGTGCGCCGTCTACACCTGGGGCGACGGCGGCGGCCCGCAGCGACCAGCCTACCTCTGGCACACCGATGAGCGGCGCATCGACGAGTTGCGCGAGGAGCTCGCCGCGGTCCGCGTCCCGCACGGCGGCGGCGCCATGCAGCTCGGCGACTCGCACGTGCTGGTGTTCCCGCTGCTGGCCCGGGGCAGGACCCTCGGCGCGATGTGCCTGGGCCGGCCCGACCGGTTCGCCGACGACGTCTTCCAGTACGCCGAGGACATCGCCCGCCGCGCCGCTCTCGCCCTGGACAACGCCCTGCTGTACGCCACCCAGGCGGCGGCCAACCGGGCGTTGCAGCGCAGCCTGCTCCCGCCCGACGAGCCGGGCGAGATCCCGGGCCTCGACCCCGCCGTGGTCTACGAGCCCGCGGGCGAGACCAACGAGGTCGGCGGCGACTTCTACGACCTGTTCGCGGCCGGTGACGGCTCCTGGCGGTTCGCGGTGGGCGACGTCTGCGGGACCGGTCCGGAGGCGGCGGCCGTCACCGGCCTGGCCCGGCACACCCTGCGGCTGCTCGCCAGGGAGGGGTACGACGTGGCGGCGGTCCTCGAACGCCTCAACCAGGCCATCCTGGACGAGGGCGACCGTGCCCGCTTCCTGACGCTGCTGCACGGGGAGATCACGCCCGTCGCGGACGGGCTGGACGTTTCGCTGGTCTCCGCCGGCCACCCCGAGGCCCTGCGGCTGCGGCCCAGCGGCGTCGTGGAGACCGTGGTGACCTCCCAGTCGCTGCTGGGGGTCTTCCCCGAGGCGTCGTTCGAGGCCGAGCTCGTCCACCTCGATCCCGGTGACGTGCTCCTCGCGGTGACCGACGGGGTCACCGAGCGCCGTCGCGACGGGCGGCTGCTCGACGACGACGGGGGCCTGGCCAAGCTGTTCGCCGAGTGTGTGGGCCTGTCGGCGCGGGCCGTCGCCGAGCGCGTCCGCCGTGCCGTCCAGGACTTCGCCCCGGAGCCGAGCGCCGACGACATGGCGATCGTGGTCCTGCGCGCCTGCTGA